In Ctenopharyngodon idella isolate HZGC_01 chromosome 1, HZGC01, whole genome shotgun sequence, a single genomic region encodes these proteins:
- the gyg2 gene encoding glycogenin-2 isoform X2, which yields MGCIVVGKSLRRHGTSRKLVVIISPSVSRAGRLALEDVFDEVVMVDVLDSRDKAHLAWLGRPELGVTFTKLHCWTLTQFSKCVFLDADTLVLCNVDELFEYEELSAAPDPGWPDCFNSGVFVFRPSLNTHTQILEHAAQHGSFDGGDQGVLNTFFSDWAVKDIRKHLPFVYNLTASAIYTYLPAYQQYGHHAKIVHFLGGIKPWHQSYNPQSASESYFNGCKNFEQFIHLWWAEYYSQIQLQVKKDDKNEDYSVQQLDSLQTHQTPSQNQKSSTEAHHREMRPSSPLQDLTLDSLTISSFEKPEEMSVQQLDSPQTHQTPSQNQKSSTEAHHREIRPSSPLQDLTLDSLTVSSFEKPEEMSVQQLDSPQTHQTPSQNQKSSTEAHHREMRPSSPLQDLTLDSLTVSSFEKPEEMNILFDVLSGGETDETPIVSLSSEQESEQTEPETADDSAAATGEAIAIETEQEDLEHRRMWEEGHADYMGRDAFDNIKRKLDLFLD from the exons ATGGGATGTATAGTGGTAGGCAAAAGTTTGCGCAGACATGGAACATCAAGGAAGTTAGTGGTGATAATTTCCCCCAGTGTTTCCAGAGCAGGAAG ATTGGCCCTGGAGGACGTGTTTGATGAAGTTGTCATGGTAGATGTGTTGGACAGTAGAGACAAGGCTCATCTCGCCTGGCTGGGACGTCCTGAACTAGGGGTCACCTTCACCAAACTCCACTGCTGGACCCTTACACAGTTCAGCAAGTGTGTGTTCTTGGATGCAGACACACTT GTACTGTGTAATGTTGATGAGCTGTTTGAATATGAAGAATTATCTGCTGCACCTGATCCAGGCTGGCCGGATTGCTTCAACTCTGGGGTATTTGTGTTTAGGCCCTCCCTGAATACTCATACCCAAATACTGGAACACGCCGCACAGCACGGCAGCTTTGATG GAGGAGACCAGGGTGTTTTAAACACTTTCTTCAGTGACTGGGCAGTAAAAGATATCAGGAAGCATTTGCCATTTGTGTACAACCTCACAGCCAGTGCCATCTACACGTATCTGCCAGCATATCAGCA GTATGGCCACCATGCAAAAATTGTCCACTTCTTGGGTGGGATCAAGCCCTGGCATCAATCCTATAATCCACAGTCTGCCAGTGAGTCATATTTCAATGGTTGCAAGAACTTTGAGCAGTTTATACATTTATGGTGGGCGGAGTACTACAGTCAAATCCAGCTACAAGTTAAGAAGGATGACAAGAATGAAGACTAT TCAGTGCAGCAGTTGGATTCCCTACAGACACATCAGACTCCATCACAAAACCAAAAGAGCAGCACTGAAGCCCACCACAGAGAGATGAGACCCTCTTCACCTCTCCAAGATCTGACTTTGGACTCATTGACAATCAGCTCATTTGAAAAGCCTGAGGAAATG TCAGTGCAGCAGTTGGATTCCCCACAGACACATCAGACTCCATCACAAAACCAAAAGAGCAGCACTGAAGCCCACCACAGAGAGATTAGACCCTCTTCACCTCTCCAAGATCTGACTTTGGACTCATTGACAGTCAGCTCATTTGAAAAGCCTGAGGAAATG TCAGTGCAGCAGTTGGATTCCCCACAGACACATCAGACTCCATCACAAAACCAAAAGAGCAGCACTGAAGCCCACCACAGAGAGATGAGACCCTCTTCACCTCTCCAAGATCTGACTTTGGACTCATTGACAGTCAGCTCATTTGAAAAGCCTGAGGAAATG AATATTCTCTTTGATGTCCTGTCTGGTGGGGAGACTGACGAGACCCCTATAGTCAGCCTTTCGTCTGAGCAAGAGAGTGAGCAAACTGAACCAGAGACTGCTGATGATTCTGCCGCAGCCACTGGAGAAGCT ATTGCAATTGAGACAGAGCAAGAAGACTTGGAGCACCGGCGCATGTGGGAGGAAGGTCACGCTGATTATATGGGCAGAGATGCCTTCGACAACATCAAGAGGAAACTTGACCTATTCCTTgattaa
- the gyg2 gene encoding glycogenin-2 isoform X1 translates to MTEAQAFVTLATTDSYCMGCIVVGKSLRRHGTSRKLVVIISPSVSRAGRLALEDVFDEVVMVDVLDSRDKAHLAWLGRPELGVTFTKLHCWTLTQFSKCVFLDADTLVLCNVDELFEYEELSAAPDPGWPDCFNSGVFVFRPSLNTHTQILEHAAQHGSFDGGDQGVLNTFFSDWAVKDIRKHLPFVYNLTASAIYTYLPAYQQYGHHAKIVHFLGGIKPWHQSYNPQSASESYFNGCKNFEQFIHLWWAEYYSQIQLQVKKDDKNEDYSVQQLDSLQTHQTPSQNQKSSTEAHHREMRPSSPLQDLTLDSLTISSFEKPEEMSVQQLDSPQTHQTPSQNQKSSTEAHHREIRPSSPLQDLTLDSLTVSSFEKPEEMSVQQLDSPQTHQTPSQNQKSSTEAHHREMRPSSPLQDLTLDSLTVSSFEKPEEMNILFDVLSGGETDETPIVSLSSEQESEQTEPETADDSAAATGEAIAIETEQEDLEHRRMWEEGHADYMGRDAFDNIKRKLDLFLD, encoded by the exons ATGACGG agGCTCAGGCCTTTGTGACCCTGGCCACTACAGATTCCTATTGCATGGGATGTATAGTGGTAGGCAAAAGTTTGCGCAGACATGGAACATCAAGGAAGTTAGTGGTGATAATTTCCCCCAGTGTTTCCAGAGCAGGAAG ATTGGCCCTGGAGGACGTGTTTGATGAAGTTGTCATGGTAGATGTGTTGGACAGTAGAGACAAGGCTCATCTCGCCTGGCTGGGACGTCCTGAACTAGGGGTCACCTTCACCAAACTCCACTGCTGGACCCTTACACAGTTCAGCAAGTGTGTGTTCTTGGATGCAGACACACTT GTACTGTGTAATGTTGATGAGCTGTTTGAATATGAAGAATTATCTGCTGCACCTGATCCAGGCTGGCCGGATTGCTTCAACTCTGGGGTATTTGTGTTTAGGCCCTCCCTGAATACTCATACCCAAATACTGGAACACGCCGCACAGCACGGCAGCTTTGATG GAGGAGACCAGGGTGTTTTAAACACTTTCTTCAGTGACTGGGCAGTAAAAGATATCAGGAAGCATTTGCCATTTGTGTACAACCTCACAGCCAGTGCCATCTACACGTATCTGCCAGCATATCAGCA GTATGGCCACCATGCAAAAATTGTCCACTTCTTGGGTGGGATCAAGCCCTGGCATCAATCCTATAATCCACAGTCTGCCAGTGAGTCATATTTCAATGGTTGCAAGAACTTTGAGCAGTTTATACATTTATGGTGGGCGGAGTACTACAGTCAAATCCAGCTACAAGTTAAGAAGGATGACAAGAATGAAGACTAT TCAGTGCAGCAGTTGGATTCCCTACAGACACATCAGACTCCATCACAAAACCAAAAGAGCAGCACTGAAGCCCACCACAGAGAGATGAGACCCTCTTCACCTCTCCAAGATCTGACTTTGGACTCATTGACAATCAGCTCATTTGAAAAGCCTGAGGAAATG TCAGTGCAGCAGTTGGATTCCCCACAGACACATCAGACTCCATCACAAAACCAAAAGAGCAGCACTGAAGCCCACCACAGAGAGATTAGACCCTCTTCACCTCTCCAAGATCTGACTTTGGACTCATTGACAGTCAGCTCATTTGAAAAGCCTGAGGAAATG TCAGTGCAGCAGTTGGATTCCCCACAGACACATCAGACTCCATCACAAAACCAAAAGAGCAGCACTGAAGCCCACCACAGAGAGATGAGACCCTCTTCACCTCTCCAAGATCTGACTTTGGACTCATTGACAGTCAGCTCATTTGAAAAGCCTGAGGAAATG AATATTCTCTTTGATGTCCTGTCTGGTGGGGAGACTGACGAGACCCCTATAGTCAGCCTTTCGTCTGAGCAAGAGAGTGAGCAAACTGAACCAGAGACTGCTGATGATTCTGCCGCAGCCACTGGAGAAGCT ATTGCAATTGAGACAGAGCAAGAAGACTTGGAGCACCGGCGCATGTGGGAGGAAGGTCACGCTGATTATATGGGCAGAGATGCCTTCGACAACATCAAGAGGAAACTTGACCTATTCCTTgattaa
- the gyg2 gene encoding glycogenin-2 isoform X5, with the protein MTEAQAFVTLATTDSYCMGCIVVGKSLRRHGTSRKLVVIISPSVSRAGRLALEDVFDEVVMVDVLDSRDKAHLAWLGRPELGVTFTKLHCWTLTQFSKCVFLDADTLVLCNVDELFEYEELSAAPDPGWPDCFNSGVFVFRPSLNTHTQILEHAAQHGSFDGGDQGVLNTFFSDWAVKDIRKHLPFVYNLTASAIYTYLPAYQQYGHHAKIVHFLGGIKPWHQSYNPQSASESYFNGCKNFEQFIHLWWAEYYSQIQLQVKKDDKNEDYSVQQLDSPQTHQTPSQNQKSSTEAHHREIRPSSPLQDLTLDSLTVSSFEKPEEMSVQQLDSPQTHQTPSQNQKSSTEAHHREMRPSSPLQDLTLDSLTVSSFEKPEEMNILFDVLSGGETDETPIVSLSSEQESEQTEPETADDSAAATGEAIAIETEQEDLEHRRMWEEGHADYMGRDAFDNIKRKLDLFLD; encoded by the exons ATGACGG agGCTCAGGCCTTTGTGACCCTGGCCACTACAGATTCCTATTGCATGGGATGTATAGTGGTAGGCAAAAGTTTGCGCAGACATGGAACATCAAGGAAGTTAGTGGTGATAATTTCCCCCAGTGTTTCCAGAGCAGGAAG ATTGGCCCTGGAGGACGTGTTTGATGAAGTTGTCATGGTAGATGTGTTGGACAGTAGAGACAAGGCTCATCTCGCCTGGCTGGGACGTCCTGAACTAGGGGTCACCTTCACCAAACTCCACTGCTGGACCCTTACACAGTTCAGCAAGTGTGTGTTCTTGGATGCAGACACACTT GTACTGTGTAATGTTGATGAGCTGTTTGAATATGAAGAATTATCTGCTGCACCTGATCCAGGCTGGCCGGATTGCTTCAACTCTGGGGTATTTGTGTTTAGGCCCTCCCTGAATACTCATACCCAAATACTGGAACACGCCGCACAGCACGGCAGCTTTGATG GAGGAGACCAGGGTGTTTTAAACACTTTCTTCAGTGACTGGGCAGTAAAAGATATCAGGAAGCATTTGCCATTTGTGTACAACCTCACAGCCAGTGCCATCTACACGTATCTGCCAGCATATCAGCA GTATGGCCACCATGCAAAAATTGTCCACTTCTTGGGTGGGATCAAGCCCTGGCATCAATCCTATAATCCACAGTCTGCCAGTGAGTCATATTTCAATGGTTGCAAGAACTTTGAGCAGTTTATACATTTATGGTGGGCGGAGTACTACAGTCAAATCCAGCTACAAGTTAAGAAGGATGACAAGAATGAAGACTAT TCAGTGCAGCAGTTGGATTCCCCACAGACACATCAGACTCCATCACAAAACCAAAAGAGCAGCACTGAAGCCCACCACAGAGAGATTAGACCCTCTTCACCTCTCCAAGATCTGACTTTGGACTCATTGACAGTCAGCTCATTTGAAAAGCCTGAGGAAATG TCAGTGCAGCAGTTGGATTCCCCACAGACACATCAGACTCCATCACAAAACCAAAAGAGCAGCACTGAAGCCCACCACAGAGAGATGAGACCCTCTTCACCTCTCCAAGATCTGACTTTGGACTCATTGACAGTCAGCTCATTTGAAAAGCCTGAGGAAATG AATATTCTCTTTGATGTCCTGTCTGGTGGGGAGACTGACGAGACCCCTATAGTCAGCCTTTCGTCTGAGCAAGAGAGTGAGCAAACTGAACCAGAGACTGCTGATGATTCTGCCGCAGCCACTGGAGAAGCT ATTGCAATTGAGACAGAGCAAGAAGACTTGGAGCACCGGCGCATGTGGGAGGAAGGTCACGCTGATTATATGGGCAGAGATGCCTTCGACAACATCAAGAGGAAACTTGACCTATTCCTTgattaa
- the gyg2 gene encoding glycogenin-2 isoform X3 gives MTEAQAFVTLATTDSYCMGCIVVGKSLRRHGTSRKLVVIISPSVSRAGRLALEDVFDEVVMVDVLDSRDKAHLAWLGRPELGVTFTKLHCWTLTQFSKCVFLDADTLVLCNVDELFEYEELSAAPDPGWPDCFNSGVFVFRPSLNTHTQILEHAAQHGSFDGGDQGVLNTFFSDWAVKDIRKHLPFVYNLTASAIYTYLPAYQQYGHHAKIVHFLGGIKPWHQSYNPQSASESYFNGCKNFEQFIHLWWAEYYSQIQLQVKKDDKNEDYSVQQLDSLQTHQTPSQNQKSSTEAHHREMRPSSPLQDLTLDSLTISSFEKPEEMSVQQLDSPQTHQTPSQNQKSSTEAHHREMRPSSPLQDLTLDSLTVSSFEKPEEMNILFDVLSGGETDETPIVSLSSEQESEQTEPETADDSAAATGEAIAIETEQEDLEHRRMWEEGHADYMGRDAFDNIKRKLDLFLD, from the exons ATGACGG agGCTCAGGCCTTTGTGACCCTGGCCACTACAGATTCCTATTGCATGGGATGTATAGTGGTAGGCAAAAGTTTGCGCAGACATGGAACATCAAGGAAGTTAGTGGTGATAATTTCCCCCAGTGTTTCCAGAGCAGGAAG ATTGGCCCTGGAGGACGTGTTTGATGAAGTTGTCATGGTAGATGTGTTGGACAGTAGAGACAAGGCTCATCTCGCCTGGCTGGGACGTCCTGAACTAGGGGTCACCTTCACCAAACTCCACTGCTGGACCCTTACACAGTTCAGCAAGTGTGTGTTCTTGGATGCAGACACACTT GTACTGTGTAATGTTGATGAGCTGTTTGAATATGAAGAATTATCTGCTGCACCTGATCCAGGCTGGCCGGATTGCTTCAACTCTGGGGTATTTGTGTTTAGGCCCTCCCTGAATACTCATACCCAAATACTGGAACACGCCGCACAGCACGGCAGCTTTGATG GAGGAGACCAGGGTGTTTTAAACACTTTCTTCAGTGACTGGGCAGTAAAAGATATCAGGAAGCATTTGCCATTTGTGTACAACCTCACAGCCAGTGCCATCTACACGTATCTGCCAGCATATCAGCA GTATGGCCACCATGCAAAAATTGTCCACTTCTTGGGTGGGATCAAGCCCTGGCATCAATCCTATAATCCACAGTCTGCCAGTGAGTCATATTTCAATGGTTGCAAGAACTTTGAGCAGTTTATACATTTATGGTGGGCGGAGTACTACAGTCAAATCCAGCTACAAGTTAAGAAGGATGACAAGAATGAAGACTAT TCAGTGCAGCAGTTGGATTCCCTACAGACACATCAGACTCCATCACAAAACCAAAAGAGCAGCACTGAAGCCCACCACAGAGAGATGAGACCCTCTTCACCTCTCCAAGATCTGACTTTGGACTCATTGACAATCAGCTCATTTGAAAAGCCTGAGGAAATG TCAGTGCAGCAGTTGGATTCCCCACAGACACATCAGACTCCATCACAAAACCAAAAGAGCAGCACTGAAGCCCACCACAGAGAGATGAGACCCTCTTCACCTCTCCAAGATCTGACTTTGGACTCATTGACAGTCAGCTCATTTGAAAAGCCTGAGGAAATG AATATTCTCTTTGATGTCCTGTCTGGTGGGGAGACTGACGAGACCCCTATAGTCAGCCTTTCGTCTGAGCAAGAGAGTGAGCAAACTGAACCAGAGACTGCTGATGATTCTGCCGCAGCCACTGGAGAAGCT ATTGCAATTGAGACAGAGCAAGAAGACTTGGAGCACCGGCGCATGTGGGAGGAAGGTCACGCTGATTATATGGGCAGAGATGCCTTCGACAACATCAAGAGGAAACTTGACCTATTCCTTgattaa
- the gyg2 gene encoding glycogenin-2 isoform X4 has product MTEAQAFVTLATTDSYCMGCIVVGKSLRRHGTSRKLVVIISPSVSRAGRLALEDVFDEVVMVDVLDSRDKAHLAWLGRPELGVTFTKLHCWTLTQFSKCVFLDADTLVLCNVDELFEYEELSAAPDPGWPDCFNSGVFVFRPSLNTHTQILEHAAQHGSFDGGDQGVLNTFFSDWAVKDIRKHLPFVYNLTASAIYTYLPAYQQYGHHAKIVHFLGGIKPWHQSYNPQSASESYFNGCKNFEQFIHLWWAEYYSQIQLQVKKDDKNEDYSVQQLDSLQTHQTPSQNQKSSTEAHHREMRPSSPLQDLTLDSLTISSFEKPEEMSVQQLDSPQTHQTPSQNQKSSTEAHHREIRPSSPLQDLTLDSLTVSSFEKPEEMNILFDVLSGGETDETPIVSLSSEQESEQTEPETADDSAAATGEAIAIETEQEDLEHRRMWEEGHADYMGRDAFDNIKRKLDLFLD; this is encoded by the exons ATGACGG agGCTCAGGCCTTTGTGACCCTGGCCACTACAGATTCCTATTGCATGGGATGTATAGTGGTAGGCAAAAGTTTGCGCAGACATGGAACATCAAGGAAGTTAGTGGTGATAATTTCCCCCAGTGTTTCCAGAGCAGGAAG ATTGGCCCTGGAGGACGTGTTTGATGAAGTTGTCATGGTAGATGTGTTGGACAGTAGAGACAAGGCTCATCTCGCCTGGCTGGGACGTCCTGAACTAGGGGTCACCTTCACCAAACTCCACTGCTGGACCCTTACACAGTTCAGCAAGTGTGTGTTCTTGGATGCAGACACACTT GTACTGTGTAATGTTGATGAGCTGTTTGAATATGAAGAATTATCTGCTGCACCTGATCCAGGCTGGCCGGATTGCTTCAACTCTGGGGTATTTGTGTTTAGGCCCTCCCTGAATACTCATACCCAAATACTGGAACACGCCGCACAGCACGGCAGCTTTGATG GAGGAGACCAGGGTGTTTTAAACACTTTCTTCAGTGACTGGGCAGTAAAAGATATCAGGAAGCATTTGCCATTTGTGTACAACCTCACAGCCAGTGCCATCTACACGTATCTGCCAGCATATCAGCA GTATGGCCACCATGCAAAAATTGTCCACTTCTTGGGTGGGATCAAGCCCTGGCATCAATCCTATAATCCACAGTCTGCCAGTGAGTCATATTTCAATGGTTGCAAGAACTTTGAGCAGTTTATACATTTATGGTGGGCGGAGTACTACAGTCAAATCCAGCTACAAGTTAAGAAGGATGACAAGAATGAAGACTAT TCAGTGCAGCAGTTGGATTCCCTACAGACACATCAGACTCCATCACAAAACCAAAAGAGCAGCACTGAAGCCCACCACAGAGAGATGAGACCCTCTTCACCTCTCCAAGATCTGACTTTGGACTCATTGACAATCAGCTCATTTGAAAAGCCTGAGGAAATG TCAGTGCAGCAGTTGGATTCCCCACAGACACATCAGACTCCATCACAAAACCAAAAGAGCAGCACTGAAGCCCACCACAGAGAGATTAGACCCTCTTCACCTCTCCAAGATCTGACTTTGGACTCATTGACAGTCAGCTCATTTGAAAAGCCTGAGGAAATG AATATTCTCTTTGATGTCCTGTCTGGTGGGGAGACTGACGAGACCCCTATAGTCAGCCTTTCGTCTGAGCAAGAGAGTGAGCAAACTGAACCAGAGACTGCTGATGATTCTGCCGCAGCCACTGGAGAAGCT ATTGCAATTGAGACAGAGCAAGAAGACTTGGAGCACCGGCGCATGTGGGAGGAAGGTCACGCTGATTATATGGGCAGAGATGCCTTCGACAACATCAAGAGGAAACTTGACCTATTCCTTgattaa